Proteins from a genomic interval of Rhodospirillaceae bacterium:
- a CDS encoding fatty acyl-AMP ligase yields the protein MNPTPTKSSLPHRIADFSSLCQALDYAAQGITGFNFYNGRGELYSTLPYQALQAAAVKTAKGMVAKKIPIGSRILIIADTVPDFTILFFACQYASLIAVPVNLPVGLGGKDSYIAGLRRQIQDCGAYGAASPQELIEFLKLATQDLDVKMVGAYQDFISLPNNQENIRPWLGKDDPCYLQYSSGSTRFPCGVDLRQSNVMANMFAISAHGLQVKADDRSCSWLPLYHDMGLVGMLLSSLANQLSADFIATRDFAKRPLLWPELMARNQATISYSPSFGYDLCLRRAMTANLTGLDLRSWKAAGIGGDMVQPAVLEEFGSFFAPYGFQKTSFVPSYGMAETTLALSFSPLGQGAKTDYVDRLALADHSVAKAVPQSHPNKRAFIICGRALPLHEIHIRNEQGERLKDRQLGKIFAKGPSVMHSYFQKPLETKAVLSADGWLDTGDLGYRLGDEIVITGRSKDLIIIHGRNIWPKDIEWALETLPDIKKGDTAAFAIQMENNEEKIVVLVECRLQDPLLMQQLVHEATAVLRRTCAADGLVVLVPPRSLPHTSSGKLSRSKAKANYLAGHYQPTSRSS from the coding sequence ATGAACCCCACGCCTACCAAGAGTTCTTTGCCCCATCGCATTGCTGATTTTTCAAGCCTTTGCCAAGCCCTTGATTATGCGGCTCAAGGAATCACTGGGTTCAATTTTTATAATGGCCGGGGGGAATTATATTCAACCCTTCCCTATCAAGCCTTACAAGCGGCAGCGGTAAAAACTGCAAAAGGAATGGTTGCCAAAAAAATCCCGATTGGCTCTCGGATTCTTATAATCGCCGATACTGTACCCGATTTTACCATTTTATTCTTCGCATGCCAATACGCCTCTTTAATTGCCGTGCCAGTTAATTTACCCGTAGGGTTAGGCGGTAAAGACAGTTATATTGCTGGCCTACGCCGACAGATACAGGATTGCGGAGCTTATGGGGCAGCAAGCCCTCAAGAACTCATCGAATTTCTAAAACTAGCCACCCAAGATTTAGATGTCAAAATGGTCGGTGCTTATCAAGACTTTATCTCTTTGCCCAACAATCAAGAAAATATTCGCCCGTGGTTGGGAAAAGATGATCCTTGTTATCTCCAATATTCTTCCGGCAGCACGCGTTTTCCTTGCGGCGTTGATTTACGCCAATCAAACGTTATGGCAAATATGTTTGCCATCAGCGCTCATGGGCTGCAAGTAAAAGCGGATGACCGCTCCTGCTCCTGGCTACCTTTATATCATGATATGGGGTTAGTTGGTATGCTTTTAAGTTCGTTGGCCAATCAATTATCAGCCGATTTTATTGCCACCCGCGATTTTGCCAAACGCCCTTTATTATGGCCTGAATTAATGGCGCGTAACCAGGCAACAATCTCTTACAGCCCAAGCTTTGGCTATGATTTATGTTTACGCCGGGCGATGACTGCCAATTTAACTGGTTTAGACCTGCGTTCCTGGAAAGCAGCTGGCATAGGGGGGGATATGGTGCAACCGGCTGTTTTGGAAGAATTTGGCAGTTTTTTTGCCCCCTATGGTTTTCAAAAAACATCTTTTGTCCCTAGTTACGGCATGGCAGAAACTACCTTAGCCTTATCTTTCAGCCCCTTGGGGCAAGGCGCTAAAACAGATTATGTGGATCGTTTGGCCTTGGCAGATCATTCGGTGGCCAAAGCGGTTCCTCAATCACATCCCAACAAAAGGGCTTTTATTATTTGTGGGCGGGCCTTACCCCTTCATGAAATTCATATCCGCAATGAACAAGGCGAACGGTTAAAAGACCGCCAATTAGGCAAAATATTCGCCAAAGGCCCAAGCGTCATGCACAGTTATTTTCAAAAACCTTTGGAAACCAAAGCTGTTCTATCGGCCGACGGTTGGCTGGATACAGGTGATTTGGGATATAGACTTGGTGATGAAATTGTCATCACGGGACGCAGCAAGGATCTCATTATTATCCATGGGCGCAATATTTGGCCCAAAGATATTGAATGGGCTCTTGAAACGTTACCGGATATTAAAAAAGGCGATACCGCAGCCTTTGCCATTCAAATGGAAAATAACGAAGAAAAAATTGTTGTTTTGGTGGAATGCCGTCTGCAAGACCCACTTCTGATGCAGCAATTGGTCCATGAGGCCACAGCGGTTCTCCGCCGCACCTGCGCGGCTGATGGCCTGGTAGTATTGGTCCCGCCCCGCAGCCTGCCGCACACATCATCAGGGAAACTAAGCCGGTCAAAGGCTAAAGCCAATTATTTAGCAGGCCATTATCAACCGACTAGTCGATCTTCGTGA
- a CDS encoding NAD-dependent epimerase/dehydratase family protein, with protein sequence MTGRLVAVTGGTGFIGSHLVRLLHEQGWRIRILSRRLPLHPLLANSRFEVVIGDMGNQRSLHQLVKGCSLVIHAAGLVKAAKAEDFFRVNHQQTKAFAEIVQHECLEGRFIFISSLAAREKLSVYGLSKFYAEEDLKKITGLQTTIIRPPAVYGEFDQEILPLIKLVNKGFGLILGSTKSRFSLIHVHDLARFIAHIANDPEAVHKSFEPDDGKKGGYLWIDMIREIARILHQKTSVCFTNPSLVAEKLRCPCSHDARD encoded by the coding sequence GTGACCGGCCGTTTAGTAGCCGTGACCGGCGGCACCGGTTTTATCGGCAGTCATTTAGTCCGTTTACTACATGAGCAGGGTTGGCGAATCAGGATTCTTAGCCGACGCTTACCCCTTCATCCCTTACTGGCCAATAGCCGGTTTGAAGTGGTGATTGGGGATATGGGAAACCAACGCTCCCTCCACCAATTGGTTAAAGGCTGTTCACTGGTCATCCATGCCGCAGGTTTAGTCAAGGCAGCTAAAGCTGAGGATTTTTTTCGGGTCAACCACCAGCAGACCAAGGCTTTTGCAGAAATCGTCCAGCATGAATGTCTGGAAGGTCGCTTTATCTTTATTTCTTCCCTAGCGGCACGGGAAAAATTATCTGTTTACGGTCTTAGTAAATTTTATGCTGAGGAAGATTTGAAAAAAATAACCGGGCTTCAAACAACCATTATCCGGCCACCGGCCGTATATGGCGAATTTGACCAAGAAATTTTACCCCTAATCAAGTTAGTAAACAAAGGTTTTGGGCTAATCTTAGGCAGCACAAAATCTAGGTTTTCCCTCATTCATGTGCATGACCTGGCTCGTTTTATTGCCCATATTGCGAATGATCCCGAAGCAGTCCACAAAAGCTTTGAGCCAGATGACGGCAAAAAAGGGGGATATTTGTGGATTGACATGATCCGTGAAATAGCCCGAATTTTGCATCAAAAAACATCTGTCTGTTTTACGAATCCCAGCCTGGTTGCTGAAAAGTTACGCTGTCCTTGCAGCCATGATGCAAGGGATTAA